From the genome of Symphalangus syndactylus isolate Jambi chromosome 13, NHGRI_mSymSyn1-v2.1_pri, whole genome shotgun sequence:
ccggtACCAGCTGGGGGTTGGGGAACCCCTGTCTTATGGGACACAACAAAACAATTGCTGAAGAAGAAATATAACCTTGGCATCTTCTTCAGTTGTGAGACTATTGTGACCGTGTCTGTGGGTGGCTGAGCTGTTATGTAGCTGCGGGGATTGGAGTAACTGAGGTCACTCACACTCATGACCTGGGTTCTGCCACTGCTTCCTCCACCATCTCACATCACAGCCGCTTGGGATCTCTGTTGACTCTTTGAAAGCATGGGTGGATGTGGATTCACAAAGACATTTTCCAGCaagaaggctcagagaggggactTAAACTGGAAAACTTAGGCCTAGAAATGGCCACAAGACTGGCACTGAAACGGTATGCCAGTGCTCAAGGATTAGGATGCCCCCAAGGAGATATCACTTGGGGAAAACCATTGACGATTATGTCTATGGAATTACAGAAATGCCAAATATATAACCCAAGAAACTTGGTGTGCACTCAGTGACAAAGCATGGGAGGGAGACCTCTTACTTCTATCCAGATGTTTGTGATGTATGGGTAGCTTTGGCCACCGAGTGCTCCTACCATCAACAAGAGCTTCAAGACAGGCTTGTTGGGGCCCTGAGTCCTTTTACCCTAGTCTTTCAGCTCTTGCTAAGAAGAATcccagctgagtgtggtggctcacatccataaacccagcactttgggaggccaaggcaggcggatcacttgaggccaggagttcgagaccagcctggccaacatggtgaaacaccgtctctaccataaatacaaaaaatagccagccgtggtgacacacacttgtaattccagctatatgggaggctgaggaaggagaatcacttgaacctgggaggcagaggctgcagtgagctgagattgtgccactgcactccagcctggatgacaagagtgagaccttgcccccacctcccacacacacacacaaaactgaaATGATTGTAGGCGCTCCCACAGTGCCTACACGCATTGGGTTTCTCTCCAGAATGAGATCTTCCATGTATTCAAAATGAACTGGGAGAGTCAAAGGATTTCCCACCCACCTTGCATTTGTAAGGTCCATCTCCACTGTGCATTTTCACGTCTTTGAAGGTTTTGGGGGGAAGTGAATGTTTTCTGAAATTCCTAACATTCATAGAAGTTTTCTCCACTGAGAGGCCTTTCATGTGTTTGAAAGGAGTGGTGAAAATGAAAGGCATTCCCACATGGCTTACACGTATATGCCTTCTGTCTACATTCTGGATATTCACAGGGTTTGCATCCAAGGGGATCTCTGATGTGCCTTTCAGTGGATGAACAGCCTACGCTGACCTCTCCACACACATGGTTTTCAGGTGGCTTTACTCCAGGAGGTGTTTTCTTATTCAGATTATGACCTGGAATCTGGCTGAAGACTTCTCCACATTGACTACCTTCTTTATTTTCACAGGGTCTCTCTACCATATGATTTCTGTACAAAATAAGTACattattaagtattttttataaataatgtatttgttATTGATGGGTATTGGATTTATGTGGagttttctggagacagggtctcactcactcatttgccaggctggagtgcagtggtgcgatcttggctcactgcaacctccgcctcccaggttcaagcgattctcctgcctcagcctcctaaatagctgggattacaggcacccaccaccacacgtggctaatttttgtatttttagtagattcggggtttcaccatgttggccaggctggtctcaaactcctgacctcaagtgatccatctgcctcagcttcctagatTTATGTTTTTAACATCATCAGTGGAAGCGTCGGTAGGATTTCTAACCTTTTCCATTGTTTGGCCATGAATGGATTGAACAGTCTGCAAGAGCGCCCAACTACAGCTGCTATGAAAATGGAGATATTAACATggggtttcttcttttttttaagacagggtctagctctgtcacccaggctagagtgcaatggcacaatcttggctcactgcaacctctacctcccaggctcaagcaatcctcccacctcagcctcccaagtaagggGGActacaggactacaggtgtgtgtgctggcacacccaggtaattttttttttttttttggtagagaacagatctccttatgttgcccaggctggtctcaaactcctgacctcaagcaatccacccttcttggcctcccaaagtgctgggattataggtgtgagccactgcacctagcctacaTGTGGTTTCATAATAGTGTTTCCATGTTAACtatttttgcaaatatatatatgtctcatttaagtatatatttatggaggaAGTTTTCTAAGAATAAACAAATTGAAACTgggcttgtttttaaaatttcctgacAGTCTACAACTCTCTTGACGGACACTGCTTTCTCTTGAAAATTACCTTAAATTTCTCCCAGGATTTTGGTACAGATCTTCAATGTTCTCATCTTCCCATTTCTTTCCTAAAATGCAGATAGAGAAAAATCATTATGaattattacaaaattattttaaaattattgaattcTAGGTTCATGGTACACAGTGACCATGgtacactggagtgcaatggcacaatcttggctcactgccacctctacctcccaggctcaagcaatcctcccacctcagcctcccaagttaggGGGGGCTACAAGTGTACACCagcacaccagctaatttttttgcttatttatctaTCAAAGTATTTCCTTTCTACATTCCAAATAATTGAACAGCATTGATGAGTAAGAAAGACTTGTTCTCTAAATGACTAAGAAAAGAAATGTTGTCACCCTTAACTACAGAGGCCAGCATCCTGATGGTTTCCCGCATCACATCTCTGTAGAGTTTCGTCTGGGAAGGACCCAGCAAAGCCCACTCCTCTAGGGTGAGGTTGACAGCCACATCCTCAAAGGCCGGAGTCCTGAAGCATCCACATGTGTAGAAGAGGATGGTGAGACAGACGGCCCTGGGTATCTGTAATTACCACATAAGAAGTTCACATGATTCCGTGTTCCCCAAACATTTCTTCTATGACTTGGTTATCACACCTCCTACTCTGTGTGTACTTACTTCCTCTCACATAGCAATTCCGATGCTAGAATTGAGTTATTTGGTAAAGCAACCATGAAACAGGAATACAGCTCTCCTTGGCGGGTCTAGGGAGTAGGATGTACTGCTTGGGTCACCATAATTTCTCTTCACACAGTGGGTCTGTAGCACTTGTCATAAAAGTCCTACCACCTAGTGTGTAGAAGAGAGTTAACATTAGGAGTCCTGAAACTCCATATCCTTAGAAATGTTTGTTCACAAAGTTCAATCTTTGATAACATATGGGATATGAAATTTGGATGGGAGACCATGAACCCAACTGATAAGTGAGTCATATAATTTCCTGAAACTGAAACCCATAAGCAAAAACCTCTTTGGAAGCAGTAAAGGGGTAGGAAAACCTAAATTTTAATTGATGAATTCCTGGAGATAGTGTGGACAAATTTGAGAGTAAAACGCCAGGAGGCCAGACCTAAAGGATCCCCACTAATTAGTGACATGCACCTCCAAAAATCCTACCAGTTGTCCCAGTGAAGATGAGGGAAAAACTGCTTCCTGCTTTTGGCAGAAGATGTGAAAGattagccattttgaaatatgcccaGAGAATGCTATTCTTCTTAACATCTCCTGCCTTCAAAAGAAACTATTTCCCAAAGCCTACCAACTGGGATGCTGGCGGAGCTGACCTCGTGAAGCAAGAGAAACACCCAATTCCACCCACTTCAATGTCCCTGCCACAACTAGGGAAGGGTGAGGATGAGAAGTACTTAAGAAAGCTACAACCCAGAAACCCAGGAATCCAAAATATGAGGCCAAACTATAGGTCAATGGAATGcttccccacaccccacaccttACCGCCACTTCAAGAGGGCTCCTGTATTACAACAGCAGAAAACAAGTGAGACAGCTGCATGCCTTACACCTCATTTATGAAGTCACTACGGGCACACATACAAGCTGAATAACTTGATGAAGTTTGCATATTTTCTAGAAACACACAACACATGACAAagtcataaagaaagaaaaaattgggccaggtgtggtggctcatgcctgcaatcccagcactttgggaggctgaggcaggcagatcacgaggtcaggacatcgagaccatcctggctaacacggtgaaaccccgtctctactaaaaatacaaaaaaattagctgggcatggtggtgggcacctgtagtcccagctactcgggaggctgaggcaggagaatggcgtgaacccgggaggcagagcttgcagtaagccaagatcgcaccactgcactccagcctgggcgacagagactctgccaaaaaaaaaaaaaaaaaaacaagaaagaaagaaagaaagaaaaaattggagCAGAACTACAACTAATAAGGAGATTGATGCAGTAATCAAAACCCCTCAACTCACGAAAGCCCAGCACCATATAGTTTCAGCTATGAAACAGACCAAACACTTCAGGAAGATTAACACCAatcctcaaactcttccaaaaacttTAGGAGGTAGGAACATATCCTAGTTTATTCCTTGAGGCCCCGAAATTGTGCTGACAATAAAGACAATGATACAATATTTGATTTGCAAACAAATATCCCTTATGATTATTGATGCAAcaatcctcaaataaatactccAAGGTACAGGAATCAaagcagtgtggtactggcataaagacagagaTATACATCACTAGAACAGATACAGGAGCCAAGAAAGATACCTACATATATGTGGTAAAGTGATTTTTGACAAGAATGTCTAGATAATGCAACGGAAAAGCCctgctctattttaaaaaatgttgctgggaaaactggatagccacatgtgaaaaaataaagttggacccgtaatttatataacatagaaaaatgaaataaaaatggactaaagacttaaaggGACCAGCTCAAACCAAACAACTCTTAGAAGAAAGTGTTAAACAAAACTTATGAGAGGCCActgttttggactgagctcctgcactaggccccaacagaccagaacaaaccaaaatggagtcactcaggCTAATACTACATAATCAAACTGAACCTTTAAGGAAGCAGGCAAATCCTCAAATGCACCAGTTTTTCCTGAGAGCAGGAGAGTCACaacaaccaattaaaaaaaacaaaaacaaacaaacaaacaaacaaaaaacaaaaaaacaaaacccagccaACCTGAGCTGGCATAATATATAATAAGGATGCTTACAATAAAAGTAacctaatgattttttaaattgttctgttttgttgttcCTCTTACAAGAATCACCTATTCCATTATACAAAGCAGGAgttc
Proteins encoded in this window:
- the LOC129459690 gene encoding putative zinc finger protein 861 isoform X1 — encoded protein: MSPIPRAVCLTILFYTCGCFRTPAFEDVAVNLTLEEWALLGPSQTKLYRDVMRETIRMLASVVKGKKWEDENIEDLYQNPGRNLRNHMVERPCENKEGSQCGEVFSQIPGHNLNKKTPPGVKPPENHVCGEVSVGCSSTERHIRDPLGCKPCEYPECRQKAYTCKPCGNAFHFHHSFQTHERPLSGENFYEC
- the LOC129459690 gene encoding zinc finger protein 627-like isoform X2 codes for the protein MSPIPRAVCLTILFYTCGCFRTPAFEDVAVNLTLEEWALLGPSQTKLYRDVMRETIRMLASVVKGKKWEDENIEDLYQNPGRNLRWDSPVAGKQAQGSH